A genomic window from Candidatus Melainabacteria bacterium includes:
- the cobA gene encoding uroporphyrinogen-III C-methyltransferase, protein MEHGKQNNSIVYITGAGPGDPGLLTLKAKEIIERADVIAYDNLVSKEILELALFLNKGVKIVYVGKVGYKQEESVNQEKINNLLLELSKDYKIICRLKGGDPNVFGRGGEEALFLKKNNINFEFIPGVSSISAVPAYSGIPLTHRDCSSSFTVISAHEDPFDLNNSINWKDFEVVNNTLVLLMGVKNLPKIAEKLVSLGRSKDTPVAIIYWGTTNKQKSVLTTLQDVSYNIKRYEVKAPSVIIIGKVVNYKSILDWFETKTLFGKKILITRSKEQSFSFVSKLLDMGTKPINCPIVSYEIVEKEIYNKNIINNLSKFNWIFFTSQNAVRYFFEILNKNYFDSRVLANNEIAAVGYKTKLELEKHNIKPDFVPKRFSFDDLINELSERINLKDKKILHPTQVETLRATSLQITHWPIYEANFVNELDQEIINQIKEGIDVITFFSSSTARHFAKLIEKYDVEIRLIASLTATIGDKTSDTVKQLFGKVDIIADPFTEDGLINSMEKYYARSNSKIKTKTTA, encoded by the coding sequence ATGGAACATGGAAAACAAAACAATTCTATTGTATACATTACAGGTGCAGGTCCCGGGGATCCTGGCTTACTAACATTAAAGGCTAAAGAAATTATTGAAAGAGCAGATGTTATTGCTTATGATAACTTAGTTTCAAAAGAAATCTTAGAACTTGCCTTGTTTTTAAATAAGGGTGTAAAAATTGTTTACGTAGGCAAGGTTGGTTATAAGCAAGAAGAGTCAGTTAATCAAGAAAAAATAAATAATCTTTTACTTGAGCTATCTAAGGATTACAAAATTATTTGCCGTTTAAAAGGTGGCGATCCAAACGTTTTTGGTCGTGGTGGCGAAGAAGCATTGTTCTTAAAGAAAAACAATATAAATTTTGAATTTATTCCAGGAGTGTCTAGTATTTCTGCTGTTCCTGCTTATAGTGGAATACCTTTAACTCATAGGGATTGTAGTAGCTCTTTTACTGTCATATCTGCTCATGAAGATCCATTTGATTTAAATAATTCAATTAACTGGAAAGACTTTGAAGTTGTTAACAATACTCTTGTACTTTTAATGGGGGTTAAGAATCTGCCTAAGATAGCTGAAAAACTAGTTTCTTTAGGACGTTCTAAAGATACTCCTGTTGCAATAATTTATTGGGGTACGACAAATAAGCAAAAATCAGTTCTTACTACTTTGCAAGATGTTTCTTATAACATAAAAAGGTATGAGGTTAAAGCCCCTTCAGTGATTATAATTGGTAAGGTAGTTAATTATAAAAGTATATTAGACTGGTTTGAGACAAAAACATTGTTTGGGAAAAAGATTTTAATTACAAGATCAAAAGAGCAATCTTTTTCTTTTGTTTCCAAACTACTTGATATGGGCACAAAGCCAATTAATTGTCCTATTGTTAGTTATGAAATTGTTGAGAAAGAAATTTACAACAAAAATATTATAAATAATTTGTCAAAGTTTAATTGGATATTTTTTACAAGTCAAAATGCAGTAAGGTATTTTTTTGAAATTTTAAATAAGAATTATTTTGATTCTAGAGTTCTTGCAAATAATGAAATAGCTGCTGTTGGTTATAAAACAAAATTAGAATTAGAGAAACATAATATTAAGCCAGACTTTGTACCAAAGAGGTTTTCATTTGATGATTTAATTAATGAATTATCAGAAAGAATAAATTTAAAAGATAAAAAGATTTTACATCCAACGCAGGTAGAGACGTTGCGTGCAACGTCTCTACAGATAACCCATTGGCCAATTTACGAGGCAAATTTTGTAAATGAGTTAGACCAAGAAATAATAAATCAAATTAAAGAAGGGATAGACGTTATTACTTTTTTTAGTTCAAGTACAGCAAGACATTTTGCAAAATTAATTGAAAAATATGATGTAGAGATACGATTAATCGCGTCTCTAACAGCAACAATTGGGGATAAAACCTCAGATACAGTCAAACAATTATTTGGTAAAGTTGATATTATTGCAGATCCTTTTACAGAAGATGGTTTAATTAATTCAATGGAAAAATATTATGCAAGATCAAATTCTAAAATCAAGACCAAGACGACTGCGTAA
- the hemB gene encoding porphobilinogen synthase, protein MQDQILKSRPRRLRKSEVIRNLVQETILSPVQFIAPVFIHEGNEPEIKINSMPGIYQFSVDRTLKYVEELLENKIKSIIIFGIPRNKDNQASSAWNENGVVQKANKKIKEHFPEILLVNDTCLCEYMEHGHCGVVETRLTTSLQNITISNDLTLEILEKTAISQAASGADIIAPSGMVDGMVGTVRKALDENGFQDVLVMSYAIKYASAFYGPFREAVKSAPQFGDRKSYQMNPTNKREAIREAILDEKEGADIIMVKPALAYLDIISAVKERTNLPIAAYNVSGEYAMIKAAAQNGWIDEKNAILEMLTSIKRAGADIIISYFAKDIHNLLSCAQIVY, encoded by the coding sequence ATGCAAGATCAAATTCTAAAATCAAGACCAAGACGACTGCGTAAAAGTGAGGTAATTAGAAACCTTGTTCAGGAGACAATTTTATCTCCAGTACAATTCATAGCCCCAGTCTTTATTCATGAAGGCAATGAGCCTGAAATTAAAATAAATTCTATGCCGGGGATTTATCAATTTTCTGTAGACAGAACCTTGAAATATGTAGAAGAACTTTTAGAAAATAAAATTAAATCAATAATTATTTTTGGCATACCAAGAAATAAAGATAACCAAGCTTCATCTGCTTGGAATGAAAATGGAGTAGTCCAAAAGGCAAATAAAAAAATTAAAGAACACTTTCCAGAAATCTTACTTGTAAATGATACTTGTCTTTGTGAATATATGGAGCATGGACATTGTGGAGTTGTAGAGACGCGGTTAACCACGTCTCTACAGAATATAACAATTTCAAATGATCTTACATTAGAAATTTTAGAAAAGACTGCTATTTCACAAGCAGCTAGTGGTGCAGATATAATTGCACCTTCTGGAATGGTGGATGGAATGGTTGGAACAGTTAGAAAAGCACTGGACGAAAATGGTTTTCAAGATGTACTAGTTATGAGTTATGCAATAAAATATGCAAGTGCCTTTTATGGGCCGTTTAGAGAAGCTGTTAAATCAGCACCACAATTTGGTGATAGAAAATCATATCAAATGAATCCTACAAATAAGCGCGAAGCTATTCGTGAAGCTATATTGGATGAAAAAGAAGGTGCTGACATAATAATGGTAAAACCAGCACTTGCATATTTAGATATTATTTCAGCGGTAAAAGAAAGAACTAATCTCCCAATTGCTGCATATAATGTCTCTGGAGAATATGCAATGATAAAAGCTGCAGCACAAAATGGATGGATTGATGAAAAAAATGCAATTCTTGAAATGCTTACTAGCATTAAACGTGCAGGAGCAGATATTATAATTAGTTACTTTGCAAAAGATATCCATAACTTACTCTCATGTGCCCAAATTGTATATTAA
- a CDS encoding VWA domain-containing protein has product MIRNKLFLFLLIFVLNTLVVFAGNENPFLSNKENNENPYSVNKRTILIVFDASGSMEEKIRGETKIHIAKRVLENVISNADSDVNIGLRVYGLSIATGNPSIDCNDSRLLVLPGVENRRLIISEIYQILPRGFTPITYSLSQAVQDLSPYQGERSIILISDGLETCGGDPCQLAHTLKASNIDLKIDVVGFGIKDDWAARQQLKCIALNTSGRYFAADSAEELTRSLSESINKTVTGRIITMIGKEVKVKSEETEGYENLPKLQSEKLILKRKSRK; this is encoded by the coding sequence ATGATAAGAAATAAATTATTTTTGTTTTTATTAATTTTTGTTTTAAACACTTTAGTTGTTTTTGCAGGAAATGAAAATCCATTTCTTAGCAACAAAGAAAATAATGAAAATCCATATTCTGTAAATAAAAGAACAATTTTAATTGTGTTTGATGCATCAGGAAGTATGGAAGAAAAAATTCGTGGTGAAACAAAAATCCATATTGCAAAAAGAGTTTTAGAAAATGTTATTTCAAATGCTGATTCAGATGTAAACATTGGACTTAGGGTTTATGGTTTAAGTATAGCCACAGGAAATCCTAGCATTGATTGCAACGATTCAAGATTACTTGTTTTACCTGGTGTAGAAAATAGAAGACTAATTATTTCTGAAATTTATCAAATCTTACCAAGAGGTTTTACACCAATAACTTATTCTCTTTCACAAGCAGTTCAGGATCTTTCACCTTATCAGGGTGAGAGGTCAATCATTCTAATTAGTGATGGCTTAGAAACCTGTGGTGGAGACCCTTGTCAATTAGCACATACTTTAAAAGCCTCAAATATTGACTTGAAAATCGATGTTGTAGGCTTTGGCATAAAAGATGATTGGGCAGCGAGGCAGCAACTTAAGTGTATTGCATTAAACACTAGTGGAAGATATTTTGCTGCTGATAGTGCAGAAGAACTTACAAGAAGTCTTTCAGAAAGTATAAATAAAACAGTTACAGGAAGAATTATTACAATGATTGGAAAAGAAGTTAAAGTAAAAAGTGAAGAAACTGAAGGCTATGAAAACTTACCAAAACTTCAATCTGAAAAGTTGATTTTAAAAAGAAAGTCTAGAAAGTAA
- a CDS encoding class I SAM-dependent methyltransferase — MSINTQFKLKDQKPNKDFIVWNEEMSKSFDQEFYYEHSHPVILWIEKMRLTTISSLIKKHMQENNHIDPVIVEVGCGTGQVLEEILRKIKTTNLIGIEPLDEWRQKTHKRIGNKARLLKGFAEDLPFENNSVDYIVCTEVLEHVIDPKIVLRELSRVLKKDGLIIVSIPNEPLINNLKEIIDSFKIYDKLFPKIQKHNDWHIHSLDLKSFKKFVPEGLKEQSLTIIPTFFLPLRYVIVFQLHNLQSQDLLKVSHTFQ; from the coding sequence ATGTCTATAAACACACAATTTAAATTAAAAGATCAAAAGCCTAATAAGGACTTTATTGTATGGAATGAAGAAATGTCTAAGAGCTTTGACCAGGAATTTTATTATGAGCACTCACATCCAGTTATATTGTGGATTGAAAAAATGAGATTAACAACTATAAGTAGTTTAATTAAAAAACATATGCAAGAAAATAATCATATAGATCCAGTCATTGTTGAAGTTGGCTGTGGAACTGGCCAGGTTCTTGAAGAAATTCTAAGAAAAATTAAAACAACTAATTTAATTGGAATAGAACCATTGGATGAGTGGAGGCAGAAAACACACAAGAGAATAGGTAATAAAGCAAGGCTTCTTAAAGGATTTGCTGAGGATTTGCCATTTGAAAACAATTCAGTTGATTACATTGTCTGTACTGAGGTTTTAGAACATGTAATTGATCCAAAGATTGTTTTAAGAGAATTAAGTCGAGTCCTTAAGAAGGATGGATTAATAATTGTATCCATTCCAAATGAACCTTTGATAAATAATTTAAAAGAAATTATTGACTCATTTAAAATCTATGACAAGTTGTTTCCCAAAATACAAAAACATAATGACTGGCATATCCACAGCTTAGATTTAAAATCTTTTAAGAAATTTGTTCCAGAAGGACTTAAAGAGCAATCATTGACTATTATTCCAACATTTTTTTTGCCGCTAAGGTATGTCATTGTATTTCAATTACATAATCTTCAATCACAGGATTTGCTAAAAGTCTCTCACACATTTCAATAA